The following coding sequences lie in one Candidatus Limnocylindrales bacterium genomic window:
- a CDS encoding exonuclease SbcCD subunit D, giving the protein MKPLKVLHISDTHIGMENYGRIDPETGLHTRLRDFVKCLEFAVDTALAEGVDLALFAGDAYRTADPNPTHQREFAAKIRKLADAGIPVVMVTGNHDIPAAYGKASALDIFKTLGSEKLYRVITRPELITVETRSGPVQILGLPWPTRHVLLTRQEYKHLTDEEITRKIEESYTGIIDFYAQRLDPQIPSVLLAHLAAAEATYSGSERSAMIGKDPVFLTGALANPAFDYVALGHIHKHQNLNPGGHPPVVYPGSIDRVDFGEEFDEKGFCMVSLKKGEASYRFLPTCARPFLTIGVNITNKEDPTQDILQEIDKHRPKLNGAVVRIFYTVDEERESLVDLKRVRAALEPAFLVAGIIRKTENVKRTMRIPISESLGMLEALDKYIFNNPDLQPYAEDLKSYAARLEQELMRDTETQRCEE; this is encoded by the coding sequence ATGAAACCCCTTAAAGTTTTACATATCTCCGATACTCATATTGGCATGGAAAATTACGGGCGTATTGATCCTGAAACAGGACTTCATACCCGCCTCAGGGATTTTGTGAAGTGCCTGGAGTTTGCCGTTGATACTGCCCTTGCCGAAGGAGTGGATCTGGCTCTTTTCGCAGGAGATGCTTATCGGACCGCAGATCCTAATCCAACCCATCAGCGAGAATTTGCGGCAAAAATCCGGAAGTTAGCCGATGCCGGAATTCCCGTCGTTATGGTAACGGGAAATCATGATATTCCGGCTGCCTATGGAAAAGCTTCTGCCCTGGATATTTTTAAAACCCTGGGATCTGAAAAGCTTTATCGGGTCATAACCCGTCCGGAGCTTATAACGGTCGAAACCAGAAGCGGACCTGTGCAGATCCTGGGTCTTCCCTGGCCAACCCGACATGTACTTCTGACCCGACAGGAATATAAACATCTGACCGATGAAGAAATTACCAGGAAAATCGAAGAGAGTTATACCGGAATCATTGATTTCTATGCCCAACGTCTGGATCCTCAAATTCCTTCGGTTCTTTTGGCCCATCTGGCCGCGGCTGAAGCTACCTATTCCGGTTCTGAGCGATCTGCCATGATCGGTAAAGATCCTGTTTTCTTGACCGGTGCCCTTGCCAATCCTGCTTTTGATTACGTTGCTCTGGGGCATATTCACAAGCACCAAAACCTCAATCCCGGTGGTCATCCACCTGTGGTTTATCCGGGAAGTATCGATCGGGTAGATTTCGGAGAAGAATTTGATGAAAAGGGCTTCTGTATGGTTTCCCTAAAAAAGGGAGAGGCTTCCTATCGGTTTCTTCCTACCTGTGCCCGACCTTTCTTAACCATTGGGGTAAATATTACAAATAAAGAGGATCCCACCCAGGATATCCTTCAAGAAATTGATAAACACCGTCCCAAACTAAACGGCGCGGTGGTTCGGATCTTCTATACGGTTGATGAAGAACGAGAGAGTCTGGTGGATCTCAAACGGGTCCGGGCTGCCCTAGAACCGGCCTTTCTGGTGGCCGGTATTATTCGCAAAACGGAAAATGTCAAACGAACCATGCGGATTCCTATCTCGGAGAGCCTCGGAATGCTGGAAGCTCTGGATAAATATATTTTCAATAATCCAGACCTACAACCCTATGCCGAGGATTTAAAGAGCTATGCCGCCAGATTGGAGCAGGAGCTTATGAGGGATACGGAAACGCAGAGATGCGAAGAATGA